Proteins from a single region of Schistocerca gregaria isolate iqSchGreg1 chromosome 3, iqSchGreg1.2, whole genome shotgun sequence:
- the LOC126354675 gene encoding cuticle protein 18.7-like, translating into MKALVVLSALLAVAVAKPGFLPGGILGAYAPAAYAPAYAAVPPGGPANIVIGPGGVPVDTPAVAAARGAHLAAVAQTQARDAAANAADAAAAAAGAAAGAAFGYAPAVGYAAAAPAVVAPSLGYARYGPANIVIGPGGVPLDTPEVAAAKAANAAAHLEAKARAGIFHR; encoded by the exons ATGAAGGCCCTG GTTGTCCTGAGCGCGCTGCTGGCGGTTGCCGTGGCTAAGCCCGGCTTCCTGCCCGGAGGCATCCTCGGCGCTTACGCCCCCGCCGCCTACGCCCCCGCCTACGCCGCTGTGCCCCCAGGCGGCCCCGCCAACATCGTGATCGGCCCCGGCGGAGTGCCAGTAGACACCCCTGCCGTGGCCGCCGCCAGGGGTGCCCACCTGGCCGCCGTCGCGCAGACGCAGGCCCGCGACGCCGCCGCCAACGCTGCcgacgccgccgcagccgccgccggagCCGCCGCCGGAGCCGCCTTCGGTTACGCCCCCGCTGTCGGCtacgccgctgccgcccccgccgtcgTGGCACCGTCTCTGGGCTACGCGCGCTACGGCCCCGCCAACATCGTCATCGGGCCCGGAGGCGTGCCGCTGGACACCCCGGAGGTCGCCGCTGCGAAGGCAGCCAATGCTGCTGCCCACCTGGAAGCCAAGGCCCGTGCTGGCATATTCCACCGCTAG